The nucleotide window tttctTAGCCAAACAACTAAAAGCATTAAAATaacatgtatcaattcgatggttgatctgaaactttttaaaaccaaatggaggataaatgtcaaaataattcaactgtaTAAACAATACTGttcaatttttttcaaaaatgtgttcgatggaaaaaaataaagtttttatatcataatttgtttactgtCCAATCTGATCAACCCATAATATATTAATCATAGTTTAGTTTCaccatttttaataaaaaaatgatccGGTTCATCTAGGGGTGTTCAACCTGGATATatgttcggtttcggttcgatTTTTTCCGTTTTTCGATATTTTGGTTTATGATAAATAGCTACCACATTAAAACCATATttactttggtttggtttggtttatataccgtcggttttcggtttattcggttttatatcaATATACCAAAATAccataaatttgttttaaaaaaagagtattttatggattttatttatattattagatattagtttttatataacATGAAGATATTTCggtttttactatttaaaatatttagtaaacATATTGagttaataattataataatttttacataATAGAAATTAGTAAtccataatattataaatataaacactCATATTTGTTAACAAGAGGGTAAacgttatgttttatttaatttgataaaaataaaacataactttaacttaaaacaaaatattaagttACTAAAAACAACGtttcaatataaaaattaaattaataaaataaattatgtatatattcttaattatattataaacttTACATATAATTGtactacaatattttaaatgatcggtttattcggtttattcggtttgatcggtttatataccaaaccatatccataTACCACGGTTTTCAAAAATGACATACattcattatattttgtattaccAAGTCCAAACCACTTtctctatttcggttcggttcggttttaattGGTCTGATTTcaccggattgaacacccctaggtCCGTCCAtcagaaataaattatataataacaaaaaaaaaatattatatatgtataaataaaataattatatataaaaaaaaattatatataatatatacaaataaattcaCCATGCGGAACGCGCAGGTCTTATCTAGTTTTAACTTAATACATTGCTTGTATCACAATACTACTTTGTATGTTATTGGTGTTTGTATTTAATATAAGCTTATGATGAATCGCTTTGCGCGGGATAAGATGTCTACATTAaggttaaaattatatattataattatgtaTAACATAAGGTATACTTTAAGCGATAGTTAGATAGAACTAAAGGTATGATTGTTATCAGGGACGAAGCCAGAGACTTTTTATGATGGATGcactaatattaaaatttgatatatggtgtttgcaAGTTTGAGAAGAAGttttggaaaataatttttttaatatttcgcCTATCATGTTGTGGTAGTTATGGATTTAGGggtttaacaaataaaatcgaaaaaaagTGGATCAATAACATATTATAAGCAAAACAATAACTGTGTAAAATAAAAAGAGGTATAACTCCTTTAAATTCAGAAAACATAGTTGCATAATAAAAGAAATTGAAGGTTATTCGAGACCCTCTAAATTGTAAAGGTTGTTCCAGATGCGACCAGCACGTGAGACTTGCTAGTGGTTCATACCTGAAACTTTCTTCTCATCTTCAAAGTCGTCTAATGCAGAGTTCTCATGGTGGCGAAGGTGGTGACACTCGCATGCTTGTATTGCTTGCTCGAAAAGATTAATACACTAAGCCGAGACGATTTACAGTGATTCAATATCCTCAAAACAAAGATCACCTCATTGAGCAATAACAAAACCGAGTCCGACACATTtatttagaaataaattttCGACGTCCTCTTTCAGTAATGAGAGGCGGTTTTCAAGGAACGTGAGTGCTCTGCTAAATGCATGAAAGTAGGTATGGAGAAAAGGGTTCTTTCATTAATACTTGGCATCGTACTAAAGTTTCATCGCTTTGTCGTCTATATGAATTTGTCGACTTAATGGCGATAGATCAGATGGATTACCGTTTTTAACAGAAACGTATAAACGAATAGGGAAGCTTTATTGATGCTATGATTATATTGAGAGGATTGATAAATCAACTAATGGAACTTGAAGCTGAAGGTTTATTTAAGTGTTCCGTCGAGAAAAGTGTAGATGATATGAAGTTCTTTTAAAGGAATGTTAGTGTGAACGCAATAAATTCACAGTTTTAGTGAGAAACATTCTCTGCGTGACACCTAAgcgttttactaaataaaagcGTCTCGTGAAGTCATGTCACCACGTCACATTCCTTGCcaataaacttttaaaagtgcttctcttttaatatataggggattaaaGCATAATTTCTAATAAGATTCTaccttaaaattttcaaattatttacaAAGGAATGTTATTTCCTTATTtagatttttgaaattttattttgaccAAAAATTAAACACACGTAATATACCATTAGAAACTTacctttttcatatatattatattctctcttctatttaaaaattattccgaaagcagaaaaaaattaaacactCTAATAACTAATTATAGTAACTTACATCCTATATATATAGTCGTGATTTCCAATAAAAGATTTCTACTATTAAGTTGTATCATTTTATTGACCAGCACATGAAATTCTCAATTAGGAAATTTTCAGCTTTTTGACATCAGGAAATCAATAGCatgaaaaagaaacataaagttAGACCCAACTTGGcttttggttttaaaaaaattaaaaaattatataatataattaacaaccctacaatctatattattaaaaccgAATTACCTTTTGGTACTATTTGGAAATTTAAATACTAgattaaatgaaattttttggaaacaaggatagcagattaaatattctttttatttacatatttagtcaCTGTATTTCTTTCTCATTTACAGATTATGTCGTTTGGAAATTTGGATAGTagattaaatgagaattgtttggaaacatggatagcggattaaatatttctttttatttacaaatatagccattgcatttttttcttatttacaaatctgtcacttcacttaaaatcaaaaatttaaattaattaattacaatgcatttttatttttttttgctgaaataaaaacacaacctgtaatatatagtatatattaatttgctacaatacaattttcaagaaaaccaaatatcataaaattaataataattcataaaaacctattgtaaaaaattaaatcatttaaaaaaatcaataggttaatatatgaatattacaattacatcaaattgcatcaagttataaaattataaatataatattacgtacatataaaaaattattatcaaacatctatattattgcTAAACCTTGGGTGCATTTATTTATAtactaggtgaccggtccgcaccctgtgcgagtataagaacatgatcggcccgCATTCTGTGTTCTCTCGGTCCGTACCTCACGAGAGTgaacacagtaacgtcagtatgaagaggcagatattgtgtgtatgtataattgcaacgtcacaaaatattttgtgtgtttacgaagatactttcattcaaaaaatagaataaatagtgtatagttttagaagtaagagattttatattatcattaattagaattgtattgtatatgtttcgtaattctttattttaggtgaataatattatttttccataaataataaacaaacatttatgtagacatattaaaagaaaatataataaaaatcaaaatattatccataaataatataaattatgaagtacatttctcgataaagaaagaaaattcaattagaaacttgcaaataattaaataatttttgtaagcaatttgacgggttaatattatttgatagatttataaatttctaaattttattgaacatgaaataatattaaattgatataccgtcatcggtctcctaactcatcacaacccatgtagcaaatacaaaaaataaataattacaacagtttattcattttaaaatttgtatttgaaaaaaaaaagtagattaaaattacgtaccgtaactttgaaatattctgaaaaacttgtttgtagacaacattcaatatttttgtctgcGGCTTTCCTtttttaccagttattaggatttttaatccagatctcgatttaactcttgaaagtgcaactttgccttgcattttgtaaacattttataaattattttaaaattatgataaatttattctttaaacaacgataaataatttaaaaatatattaataaacatttttggattttgtaatatttaaaatagttattatataattatattcgaacacagttcatcaagtagaatataaaactattataattatcttatataaaatttcgttcattgtattttatagtttataaatattaaaagtaataaataaaacattattaatctttctataatacttccaaggcaaagtgggtggcagagtcgattCATCAAGTAGCATATAATACTTCCAAGgcaaagtgggtggcagagtcgatgaaagatgaggagcctttgcgtctaaacacatttttcttagcacacaagcatcatcgtcgtaataccttaatagtatgagaggagagatttgtgaataatactttaaagaatgaaaagagaatgtttgtattttaagaccttgggtgtctcatatatatatacagtcgatttatttctcataatgatgcacaataaataatgaaatcgtttaaagaaagatattaaatgtgtattgtcaaaaaatgatttgcatatgatatgatttaaacttgcgcaagtaatctatattagaaatgtaagttattaaaaacaaacaatctaattagaaacattaaaatattttgtaagcaatgtaataaatatgatatcaacatgcgcaagtttaccgtttgaataataaggaaagtttttaatatttgttttaattctaaatcttgccaagggtaaactaaatcgataatatttaatgatttcaacttacGCAATTAATCCATATTGttaataagtgatttgcatatttaatgatttcaacttgcgcaagtaatccatattagaaaggtaagttattaaaaaaaaattttgtcaataagttatttgcatatttaatgattttaacttgcgcaagtaatccatattagaaaggtaagttattaaaaacaaacaacctaattagtaggggtgggcacgtTACCCGATATCTGTAGTGGCAcctgaacccgatccgaaaatgcatgtcaagttttttatttaaaaaattaacaaaaagttacatccaatttttttttaaaaaaaaactaaattaatgcctttttagttttaaatttttatgtctaaatctattaaccattaaatctattaaaaataaaaaattagttaagtgaaagttatatttttaaatataagaaacttgagaaatgaaaattttaatttttttttcaaaatctaaatatccgaacccggtctgaaataaccgaatccgaactaaaaatacccgaacccgacccgaagtacagaaatatccgaacgggttctacacctctataccgaaatactcgaaaatccaaaatacccgatccgaacccgaacgggtacccgaacgcccacccctactaattagaaacattataatattttctaagcaaatgtaattaatatgatatcaacatacgcaagtttactgtttgaataataagaaaagtttttaatatttgtcttagttcTAAATTTTGCCCaatgctaaactaaatcgataattattatcccctagctatatatgggcttaacgaaatcgataatagttttgggcttatctacataagcgattgattaaaataaatgaaaaataaaattcaaaaaaattgaccaataaaattataacaatttttctgagaagctATATATTAATGCCatgtcagcagaaatcactaaagtgacttctcttttaacgTATAGGAGGATAAAAAGTGTCAAGGTATTACATATGGAAGAGGTAACACGCTAGTTCAGAAAATAATGGAACAGTGAGGCCCATTACGAAGATGGAGACAGAAAGGGTTTGGCCTAGAAAGAGAAAAAGGAGATGACCCTGATAATGTAATTGTCGAATTGGGAAAAGTGGCCCAAGACGATGATGCCCAGATTTTTTATGACGTCTCGAATGTCTATTCAGTGCCATTCTTCTGAAACGAAACGAAGAGAAGAGAAACCCGAGGAGAGTAGATAAAGAAATCCAGGAACTCCAGTATCTAATTCAGTGAGAGCCATAGCTGCATGCAGTTGCTGGATTCTTCGGGAGTCTCCTGCCTGAAAGAGGATATCCTGTTTGTGATTGTCCGATTGATCATAGATAGCAGGGAGACAGGGCTTCTGAATGTTCCGTTGTCGCCAAATTTCTTAGATAACCATCTGCCAAGCAATCCGAGCCAAGAATTTGAAACGGATGGTTCCCAAGGGGTTTGTGATCGTGCGAGTTGTATCATCCCAAGAGTCAGAGGGGAGATTAAGACCAAGCTTCGACGACAACGGTCTCCAAACACTTCGAAGGAAGAAAATATGGTCACGAAATTCTAGGTGATTGTTGCACAAGAGGCAAGTTGGGTCTGTCGAGATTCCCCCACGAGAGAGTAAACGGTCTCGAGTTGGACAACGGTTGAGCAATAACCAGGTAAGAGTCTTATGCTTTGGAATTCCTTTTGTGTACTAGAACGAGGATCCTGATCGAGTCATAAATTTTGCTGATAACAAACTTGTTGATGTGAATGTGTTAAACGTTTACTAACACATGTTTTTCTCTTATTTGTTATGATATATTGTAAATAACTGagaaacaatatttttgaatgaaaaagAGAAGAATACATTCCAAAGCAATACGACAGACAATACAAAGGTTAGTAACAACCTTGTTTAGCATGAGCTGTTAAGTGTTAACTGTTTAGTTTGATTGTGCTCACGTAGCATGAACATCATGAGCGATTCAGTTTTATAATGCTGCATATTGATTGTTTACTTGTTTAGTTTGAATTTGATATGGCTTGAGCTTTAGCATGAGTCATATAATATGATCGTTTAGTGCAGGCAATGGAAGAACCCCGTCCCACGGCCGACCCGCTAAACCCCATACATTTTGCGGGGCAGGTTTGGTCAGCTTTTCTAGAGACCGCGGCCCGCTGTCCCGCCGAGATCCACTTGACAACGGCTGGACGGGACAACCAAATTACCATCACTAGTGTTAGTTATTCTTTCTTGTTCTCTGGTTAAATCTAGTGCTATTTTCAGCTTAGAGTGCAAGATTTCTACTTTCCGTGCTTAAATTTCTGTATATCCGAAAATCgattcatatgttttttttttctaactataGTATGAAGTTATTAAATTTCCCTTTCTGACTAGTTTCCATTTATCTATCGTTTCTCTTCCAGTAGTTTTCCtttattttaatttactttttttgctttgtctctttttattaaaaagtaaaagaagAAGGTTTTCTAAATGATATGGTTTTCCATAAAAAGCCAAAGGCCGTCGTTATTACTTTCCTTTTCCCTTTATTAGTTGTTCGATCTCTCTCTATTTAAAGAGACTCGCATACCCTTGTTTGATTGCACGTTCTTCTCATTGAATTAGGCACTCTTAGAGAAGAGAAGCTAGTTTCTGCCACTAAAATAAACTTGCAATGGAGGGAACACAAGTTTCTGAAATCCGGATTCATATGCCTGCTGAGAAGAAGACTTGTGGTATCTGTTTCGATACTGATTTTAACGCTGAGCAGATGTTTTGTGTTGCTTCTTGTGGTCATGAATTCTGTGTGGAGTGCGTGAAACGGCATATAGAAGTGCGGGTATTTGAGGGAGACGTACACATAAGATGTCCTTGTTATTATTACTGCAAGTCGAAGCTGACTTTTGAAAGTTGTGTCCACCTTTTGACACCTAAGCTAAGAGCAATATGGATACAAAGCCTCGAAGAAGAATCTGTTCCTGCAATAGAGAGAGTTTATTGCCCAAACCCCAAGTGCTCAACTTTAATGTCAAAAACCCGACTCTCCAAACAAGAAGATGGATCTATGAGATGCTGCTTCAAATGCTGGGAACCTTTCTGCATCGATTGCAAAGCTCCTTGGCATAAAAACTTGTCCtgcgaggattacaagagattGTGTCCAATTCTTACAGAAGATGTTGTGCTAAACGTTTTAGCAAATCAGAAAAACTGGCGTCAGTGTAATAATTGCAAACATTTGATCGAACGATCGGGAGGATGCGACCGTGTAATTTGCAGGTATAATAATTCTCTAGTCACAATCtctacctttttttttgtcaaacaatcACAATCTCTAcctattatttacttatttgtaATCTCATCGtccaaataatttttaatctaaTGGTTGATGGATAGATGTGGATTCTCGTTCTGCTACACATGTGGAAACCATAGGTGTGTTTGTTACCCTGAAGATCCGGTAATAGCACTTTGGTGTTGCTTCGGTTTTGTCCTTTATTCATTAGCTTGCATTTATTTATTACTCAGCAGTCAGCACTGAGCTGTAGTTTGGAATATTAGATCGTTTGGAATATTGTTTCGTTATTTCTTCGGTTGCTTAACTTCTTTTTATTGTAAGCTAGTAGTTTTATATATTGATTAATTTTATAGATGTGATTTAATCATCTATGTTCATAAGATTATTTGATCTTTTGTATAAATAGACTatgtttttagaaaatatatttatcaggttaagttaattatataatttgcatttaagaagtgttctaaacaCACGGCTGGTATGGCCGTATATACACAGTGAACAGCAGTATTCTCTACAAAGCCTCGAAGAAGAATCTGTTCCTGCAATACAGAGAGTTTATTGCCCAAACCCCAAGTGTTCAACTTTAATGTCAAAAACCCGACTCTCCAAACAAGAAGATGGATCTATGAGATGCTGCTTCAAATGCTGGGAACCTTTCTGCATCGATTGCAAAGCTCCTTGGCATAAATACTTGTCCtgcgaggattacaagagattGTGTCCAATTCTTACAGAAGATGTTGTGCTAAAAGATCTAAAAACATAGTCTATTTATACAAAAGATCAAATAATCTTATGAACATAGATgattccgttttttttttttttttaggaagaaaaccctagccgtcgagaaagaaaaaaaagatttttttatagtttcaagcCGATGGCGGGAGGCTTCTATAGCTCCGTTATCGGCTTGTTTGATTCGTTCTGCTTCTCTTTCTTTGATTTGATTTACTCATCGTTACTTGGTTTGTTTGATTGTCAATTTGTTTTAAATCTGGCAAagttttttattattcttttgtATGCTTCTTCCAATGAATTTGGAGAGATAAAAGTTTCGGTTCAATTGAACCGTTTAGAAAAGTTAATTGACAGATCTACTGCGGATGGTGGCGACGGATCTTACCGGCTTCAATCGTTGATGGTTCTTCATGTGACAGTGATGGACTTCTTGCTGCAAACTATGGTTACTTTAAAAAGCAGCATCAAATTCTATGGAACGGTAATCTCTTTGACTCTATTATTATCAGTAGAGCAATATAAAGAGTTGTCTTATCTCAGTGGCTCCTACTGGAGTATTAAAAAGAGAGTGACAATCGTTCTCAATTCATTCTGAAGCGTGGTGTTTTTGGATTAATACGAAGATTATCTCTTTTGAGATTCAGCTTCTCCAAAAGCAATATGaaatttttatatgaaaatctTTAGTTATCCATACGTAAGATGTGTTGTTAGTTTACTTTGGATCTCTATTGGTGTATCCCTTTTCTACTCTTTTGTTTTGATAATTCTCATTGTTTAGAACTTTTTGACTATAAGACTTAATAATACAatccagcgttaaaaaaaaaactatgtttttagaaaatatatttatcaggttaagttaattatataatttgcatttaagaagtgttctaaacaCACGGCTGGTATGGCCGTATATACGGTGAACAACAGTATTTTCTACTGTATTATGATTGGCTGATTTTTAAATCTTATGTGGACACTTTCTCTTTTGAGCATAtctctcttttatttatttattattgtatGTATTAGGTGTGTATCGGGTCGTTAACGGAATTGTTgctttatataaataattggaGATGTTGTGATATGAAGTGATCTTGCGCATGTGaatatttgtaattttattaGATTTATGGTAGGGTAAGATGTTGCGCTAGCATGTTCTGGGGAGAAGACGCTGTAGTAGAGATAAACAATCCAATTCCGAGATCAATGCATCATGACAAACAGTTCTATGTAGAGTgcgatagagagagagaatgattCAACCGTGACGGCACATT belongs to Brassica rapa cultivar Chiifu-401-42 chromosome A07, CAAS_Brap_v3.01, whole genome shotgun sequence and includes:
- the LOC103828613 gene encoding probable E3 ubiquitin-protein ligase RNF217, yielding MEGTQVSEIRIHMPAEKKTCGICFDTDFNAEQMFCVASCGHEFCVECVKRHIEVRVFEGDVHIRCPCYYYCKSKLTFESCVHLLTPKLRAIWIQSLEEESVPAIERVYCPNPKCSTLMSKTRLSKQEDGSMRCCFKCWEPFCIDCKAPWHKNLSCEDYKRLCPILTEDVVLNVLANQKNWRQCNNCKHLIERSGGCDRVICRCGFSFCYTCGNHRCVCYPEDPVIALWCCFGFVLYSLACIYLLLSSQH